The nucleotide sequence cgacaatggaagcagaattaatagcattagacacatctggtgtcgaagcaggatggcttcgtgatcttttgatggacttgccattggttgataaaccggttccgactatccttatgaactgtgacagtcagactgtcatcaccaaggtgaagagttcaaaggacaacatgaagtccaacaaacacataagaatgagattaaaagatgtcaaaaaattaagaaactccggagtgatagcgttggagtatgtccatacggctaagaatctggcagatccctttacaaaagggctatcacgtgttgtgatagatagtgcatcgagggagatgggtatgagacccacatgagttgccatggtagtaacccaacctatgtgatcggagatctcgTGAAGtagacctgggaaaacaagccagtggtgaactgaggagagtaactttactaacccactccgttggagatgcaatactctcgaaaactgtatggaaggatgactactgtcttaatgtgttccaaggcttatatgtatgagcaagatgctatcctacagagcgatctttggaggaacacacctatatgagattggggtgatctctagcaagctcatgaacaggccaggagtgtgactaatatgctccacccgaggggtcatccttcggcagcctcgtatcagtgagacttgtagtgaaacttcttgacgccaaactgacaattcaaggcatagtccattgttcagttgtgaaggagtgtaactacttggtctaggtggagctcaaccttaatcggtctccactgagatgctggtatatcaaaacaacgtttggaacaaaggacaaagtgggcccctgagatctgATGGGGggttgttgaaatatgagatgggcctaaagcccatatgacaatttcagatttaatctctaagggcccatgtaggtggcatgacaaaggtggtgggaagtttagtcccaccatgctagtggaaggagagttggagtggtttataagggattctctccctcatgctattggagcttgagaagaaaacaagccctcgcgcactcctcctccgctcgcctcgcctcgtcacgacgcgacgcgacgcgacgcgggttgcgggattgagccgagcctaGCTCattcctatgcgcttctttttgccggtcaggaacggagagtctttgacaggtagggccacAATATGAGACGTCAGatcatgggctaccgacttggacgtgggttcagcccacgcgcggccgcacatgtatatgtggggcgctgccaaccctagccgccgcgaaatagaacgcatctccgcctccacgcctacgtcgttcctttgctgctgctgccgccggcgactccatcccgttcaccgcgtacacggttgacgggagagcaggcctccgaaaccccgcctctccggatcctgtacgggagaggggcgattaggtttttgggtagcgactacgcgactgctcgcttctgttcatctacgtccgcatcaccttcgtcatcaccatgtcgaccgacgccgaccgtgccgctgctgagaaggccgaggccaacaagaaggccgccgaggatgccgcggctgctgccaccgttaccgccgccgcgtggccgattggagggtatacatcgctgatccctctcgtgtttctttctgttgtaacagtactagcgatatgcgtagatgtttctactatgtgcgtagtacatgctctgttagatcgtaatcagtgtgttatcaatgttgttcatgtcatgctcatgatttattcatgaatTAATTTAATTGAAAAACTGCCTATTTTCTCATGAGTTATAACTATTAGACTTGTACCACTATTCGTATCTACAAACGAACAAGGAGCCCATCAATATCCATTATGAATTAAAACTACTATGTTCGCCTATGGGTTGGCAGGCGCAACCTTGCCCTCCACCATGATATGATACACATGTAACAACCCCACACAATTTCATTTCCTTTGTATTTTTCCTGTGCCTCGATGCAGTCGCCTCCGCTTCCGAGTTTCCTCTTTTTCCTTTTCGGTAATGCTAACTGGCGAAAGTTTACTAGGAAGAAACTCCCAGCGAACGCCCTCGCAGCCGTTTGATTGAGATCAAACGAGGACGGTTTTCCAAAAGAAATGCCTTCTCTTGAAAGAAATTGCCTCCAACTATATATGGAAATCCAACTAAAACAACTATATATGGAAATCCAACTAAAAAAACTACAATATATGGAAATCGTCGGGCACTGCTAATAATGACACGCTACATGGACGGCCTCGATCAAGCCATCGATATCTGAAACGGAGACGGTGCCAactcaaaaaagaaataaaaaagaatcTGATACGGTGCCCCAAACAGCCGGTTGACTAAACTTCACCCAAGTCGCTCCCTCCCCTCTCGCACGCACCAtggctcgacgccggcgacggAATTCGCCCTTGGAGACGCCCTCCAGCGCAGGTGTGCCACGCCCCCACCGCacccccgtctctctctctctctctctctctctctctctctctctctctctctctctctctctctcggaagAAATCTGGAGAGATATACCATACCTCACCTCATATGAACACAACTGTGTGCAAAGTGGAGAGATACCTCACCTTCGGTCGGGGTGGCCGGCCGGCTGGGAGTTCTCTAGTTCCGTGTGCTTAACCTTGCTTGGTTTATCAGCAGGAGACATTAGGACGGCCATGCTGCTATACCAAGCACCCTCTGGCATCGCGGTTTTCTCGTTCGATGTGAGCTACCTCAACGGTATATCCAAGGTGCTTGTTCCGGTGCTCCTTGTGTTCCTTTTTGTCTCCTTATGATCTGTCAAGGACTCAAGATCATCTAATCGCTTTCTCTCTGTTTCTTCTACAGGCCTTCTGGAAATCCTTGCCATCCCTTGTGAGTAAAGCTCCCATTTTCCTTTCTATTATCCTTTTCTATTTCCTTACGCTTCCCGTGTCGCCGATTCAAACAGAGTTATAATGCTTTACAAAATccactccaatcttcacctgcctTTGTTGTCAAAAatttgttgcaatgggtgggtggAATATATATGAACAACAACTCATTACTCGTAGTTGTTATTTGTTATTGAACTGATTCAAAATCGAATCAATGGTCAGACATCTGCTAATAGATCCTCAAAAGTGCTGGTGATTGGCTGCCAGGCTACTAAATTATTCTGCCccatttcatgatttttttagggGGGCTTTCATGATTTAGACACTTGTGTTATATTTTGTAATTTGACAAGCCTTTTAAATCCCTTATATGCTTATTCCTCAGAGTCTCGAAGTATTCATAAAGTCTAAGATGGTGCCCAGCCCCATTGACTCTGCTAATAAGTTTGTTGACAGTCTGCTGGCTGACAGTCTCATTGAGCTGTGTCTGTGTGGTTCTGAAAAGACATTATTCGTGGGAAGTGCTGAACATAAAAGAATAATTGAAGCGACACTGGTTAGTGTAGcttcgtcagcttccttgttgctTCTTTCCGAGTGAACAGTATTTGACCACCATTTTCGTTCAGGGAATAATCTGTCTGTATGTTGATGTTCCGGACTGTGAGATGATAGTTTGCCATCTGAAGGATCACGTCCGTAATTTGCTTAGTTTCCCGGATGATGCATCGGCTATGCTGCTACATGAAGCACCCTCTGGCATTGCAATTTTCTCTTTTGATGAGAGCTACCTCAACGGTCTAGCCAAGGTACTTTTTCATTCGTTGCTGATGCTCCTTGGTTTTCTTTATCTCTGTGATCTATGAAGAATTCAAGACCGTGCGATtgatttctctttttttttgtacaGGACTTCTGGACATGCTTGCCACCGCTTGTCAGTAACGCTCCCATTTTCTTTCTTACTAGTATTTTCTTCATACGTCCTTGCGCTTCTTTTTGCCAACTCGAACAGAGTAGCGCTTTGCAAAATTCACTGCAATGTTTCACCAGTCTTAATTTCAATTTTTGTTGCAATGAGTGGGTGCAATAAAAACGTTAAACCATTACTCGGTCTGTGTTATTTTTGTTATTCAACTGATTCAAAATCGAATCAAGCTGGTGGGTTGGGAGTCTTTCCTCTTTCCCATGTTCCATTTTGGTGCCATGGTGCACTGTCTTCAATGTCCAGACATCTGCTGATAGATCCTTAAAAAATCAATTAGCACTGGTTGAAACCTAAGTGGATATTGCTATGCACAAATTTCTACAAACTAGTCACATCTTTCTAGCTAGTGATGAATAAAACAAAGAATTAAGTAACACTATACTTTATGACTAATTCATGGTTTAGACACCTGAATTATATTTGACAAGCTTTTTAAATCCCTTCTGTGCTTATTTCAGAGTCTGGTAGAATTCATGGCATATGAGAGGGTGCCCACCCCCATTGACCTTGATAATGAGGCTATTGACGATCGCCTGGCTAAGAGGCTCATGAAGCTGTGTGGTTCTGAGAAGAAATTAGTTGTGGGAAGTGCTGcgcataaaaggataattgaaaTGAAAGTGGTTAGTGTAACCTTGTATGCTCTCTTGTTGCTTCTGTCTGTTGAACAGTATTGATCACCGTTTGCTTTTTCAGGAAAAAATAACATGTCTGTATGTTGATATTCCGGATTGTGAGGTGATAATTTGCAGTCTGAAGAAGCCCATGGGCACTTTATTGCCTCATGAAGAAAAAGCAGACCCTATGAAAAATATAATATCGTTCTTACATCAACATGACTTTGATATCCCGGGTGGGAAGGTGAGCTTTACGGCCTGTCCTTCCTTATTTCTCTAATGCAACATTACTTGTTTTACTTGTCCCTTGTCAATGTTGGTActactttcctttcttttcttttcagcatcTATAGCAAGCTTGAATAGATTGCCCCTTGTTTTGCAATGCTAGTCCTTTCCAACTGATATAATGCTTGAATTGTGTGCTTATAATGCTTTATTGCCAATGATTGTGCCGTACTATTCATTGACATTTGAAAACCTCAATTTGTTGTATTCATCGATGTAACATCTCCTTGAATTGTTTGCCTCCATGTTTCTTTCATTGATGAAGCAAGTGCTCCATTTTATCCAGGTTGAGGAATCTTATTATGCACCGGCTCTTCGCTTGCATGAAGTCTAATTATGTGAAAGGAACTATTTGAAGTTTTTCCGCCTTCTTCTTAACAGTTTTCTGTCTAGATCCGGCATTGACGCTAAGTATTTGATTTTAATCCAATTTGCAACAGCTCTGAAGATGATCTGTCACCCTCGAGCTTCATATGAAGTCCACCACCCCGATGAGGTGAATCATAATATCGTTAATGTGTTTTGAGTATGCATATGCTCGGAGTTATCATTTTAGCAATGGACTGAAGTGTTTTTGCTTCAGATTTTCTTACACGACGTGTACTCAAAGATAGTGGATCATTCACCTCGATATAAAGGAAGCTTTTTAAAGATTGATGTCCTTTCTCTCTACAATGAGGTTTTAAGTCTCTGTTCACAGAGGAGTAGACATTTGTACAAATTGGATTCCTTGGTTAGGAAGGCTGCAAAGATGAAGGCTAAGTTAGAAAAGCATCCTTCCGTCGAAGTGCCTAACGAGAGCAAGTCGAAAGCAGCTTCTGAGCAAACTGGAAAGCTTGAGGCAGGTAATTCTGTTTTGGGTTCAGTGATGGGAGAATTAGATGCAACAAGCACTTTGCTTAAAGATAAAGAATCTGAAGTTGTTACACGTCATGACAGCGTCAGACTCTTGGAAGATGATGCGACTACCAGGCTCATTGATGTGACAATTGATCCTGAAGAGAAAGAAGCACCAGACTTGACTCTGGTGatgaaag is from Triticum aestivum cultivar Chinese Spring chromosome 1B, IWGSC CS RefSeq v2.1, whole genome shotgun sequence and encodes:
- the LOC123086639 gene encoding uncharacterized protein: MLLYQAPSGIAVFSFDVSYLNGISKAFWKSLPSLSLEVFIKSKMVPSPIDSANKFVDSLLADSLIELCLCGSEKTLFVGSAEHKRIIEATLGIICLYVDVPDCEMIVCHLKDHVRNLLSFPDDASAMLLHEAPSGIAIFSFDESYLNGLAKDFWTCLPPLSLVEFMAYERVPTPIDLDNEAIDDRLAKRLMKLCGSEKKLVVGSAAHKRIIEMKVEKITCLYVDIPDCEVIICSLKKPMGTLLPHEEKADPMKNIISFLHQHDFDIPGGKVEESYYAPALRLHEV